ACTTCTACTTCCTCGCAGCACCTGACTTTGTAGTTGGGCCTGATGCTGACCCAGCAATAAGAAACATTGTTGGAGTTATTGATAAAGCTCCAGAAGTTGCTAAAAAGGCAATTGCATTAAGGAAATTCGGACAAGCGTTAGTTGAAGCGACTGGTGGGAAAGCAATTCACCCAGTGACAGGAATTCCAGGAGGAGTTTCAAAGCCATTCAGTGAAGAGGACAGAGACGCATTCTTAAAAGAAATTGACACAATGATTGAGTATGCAAAAGATGGGGTTGAATTAATAAAATCCATCAACGAGCAGTACATGGAACAAATAAAAACACTCGGTGTAATTGATACATGGTATTTAGGTTTAGTAAATGATGGTAAACACGAATTCTACGATGGAACATTAAGATTCCTCTCACCAGATGGAAAAGAGAAAATGGAATTCCAACCAAGTGAATATTTAGATTACATTGGAGAGCATGTTGTATCCCACAGCTATGTAAAATACCCATACAACAAAAAAGTTGGATATCCAGAAGGACTTTATAGAGTTGGACCATTGGCAATGCTCAATGTATGTGACAGCATGAAAACACCATTAGCAGAAGAAGCAAGAAAAGAATTCTTAGACACGTTTGGATTCCCAGCAAACCAATCCTTAGCATACAATCATGCAAGATTAATTGAGCTTTTAGCTGCATGTGAAAGAGTTAAAGAATTGTTAAATGATAGCGAAATAACCTCAGAAGATGTCAAGGTAGAAGTTGAACCAAAAGCAGGAAACGGTGTTGGAGTAGTATATGCTCCAAGAGGTGTGTTAATCCACAACTACGAAACCGATGACAATGGAATTGTTGTTAAAGCAAACATGATTGTTGCTACAACACACAACGTTCCAACAATGGAAAAAGCAATTCAGCAGGCAGCAGAAGTAATATTTAAAGAATAAGTCTTTCCCAATTCTTAACCTTGAAAAATTTTAAAAATTTTAAAAATTAAAATTAACCCTACATTGGGGTGATGTGTGTGGTAGATGAGAAAAAATTAAACTTAATAGAGATGGTTTTAAGAGCATACGACCCTTGATACTCATGCGCAGCTCATATAATAGTTAAGGATGAAAAAGGAAACGTAATTTTAGAGATCGTTAAAGAAGAATAATCCCCTCAACCGAACCCATTTTTGGGAGGTTGTGGGGAAAACCCCTTCTATGCAGAAGGGGATTTTAAACGTTTTTTATCCATTTCAAAAATTTTAAAAATTAATGGGGGTTTTACGCTTGGGCGGTATAGAGATTCAGCAGGAAGCATGTCTTTTGTGTAATGCATGTAAAGAAGCATGCCCCACAAAGGCTATTGAAATAGCACCATTTATTACTTGCAAGATTTGCAAGTCATGTGTAGAGGCCTGTCCAACTGGAGCATTGTCCGACAAGGATGGTAGAATAACATACAACCCAACAAAATGTCTTAAATGTGGAGCATGTGCAAAGGCATGTCCAACAGGAATTAAAAAGGTTGATGATGAATTCCCATACTCAAAAGGACACTGTGTATTATGTGAGAAATGTGTTGATGTCTGTCCAATAGAAATCATCTCAATTCCAGGAAAAGTTGAGAAACCAAAGAAAGAAATTGTCATTCCACAAGAACCAATTGCAGTCACTGACGACTGCGTTGCATGTGGTGTCTGTGTAGATGTCTGTCCAGTAAATGCAATAGAAATTAAAGATAACAAAGCAGTTGTTGATGAAAGCAAGTGTATTTACTGTGGAATCTGTGCTCAAACATGTCCATGGAACGCAATATTTGTCGCTGGAAAATTACCAAACAAAAGAAAGAAAACCATCAAAACATTCACACTTGATACAGAAAAATGTATTGGATGTGCAAAGTGTGTTGATATTTGTCCAGGAAACATGATAAAGTTTGATGCAGAGAACCTAATTGTAAAACTTCCAAAAGCATGTCCAGCATGTGGTTTGTGTGAAGGAGTCTGTCCAGTAAATGCAATAACCTTAGAAGTTGAGTATGAGCCACCAAAACCAGCATACGATGAAGGGCTTGTGTGGGTTGAGGAAAACTGTAACTACTGCGGTTCATGTGCAATGAAGTGTCCAACAAGTGCTATAAGGGTAATTAACAAGAGAGGAATGGAACTTCCAACAAAGAGGAAAACAGAAGAGAAAGAGAAATTCAGAATGTGTGTAAGATGCGGAGCATGTACAGTGGCATGTCCAACAGGAGCGTTGAAGTTAGGTAAAATAACCATAGAAGGAAAAGAATACAACAGAATTGAATTCAGCCCTTCATTATGTAGTGAATGTGGAATTTGTGTTGATGTTTGTCCATACAACGTATTAGAATTAACTGGCGACGATGAGATGCCACTAAAAGGGTTCTGTGTAATGTGCTTGAAGTGTGTTGAAGCATGTAAGAAGATTAAGAGAAATGCACTTGTTGTTAAATAATTCATAAAGACACAAAATCTAAGAGAATGTCTCGCTACGTTCTTTAACTTAGGATGTGGGGAGTTCCGTTCTCCCCGAACGCTCCCTTGATGAAGTCCTCTGGACGGAACGGGAGAACTCCTCAAGGTGGTTGAATATAGTTAAAAATTATAGTTGTGTGCGCTAAGAGTTTAGGCGAAAACTCCTGCGGAGTTTTCGCTACTCGAACCTTCGGTTCGATGAACATAACTTCAATAAATTTATGGGGCATTAAACATTTAATTTCAAAATTTAAAGGAGGAAAAATGGCCACTTAAAAAATTAATGGCAAAACCCAAAGAGTTTTGCCGTATTATACTTAAGCCACCTTGAGGAGAGAACGGAGGAACGGTAACCAGATAACATATTTTAATAACCCAAATTAGACAAACTAATACCACAAGTATTATAAGTTGCTTTAAGTTCTCTTTATATTGATATAATTTTTTGATATATATTTGGTATATTATATAAAACTAAAACAACTAAAAGTGTGATGAATATGGTAGAAGTCGTTAAGAATGTCGTGTGTCCATTTTGTGGGACACTCTGTGATGACTTAGAAATCCTCGTTGAAGATGGACACATTGTAGGAACAAGACATGCATGCAGAATTGGAAACGCAAAATTTATGCACTTTGAAGGTGCAGTGAGATACACAGAGCCATTAATGAGAGAAAATAAAAAAGATGAATTCAAAAAAGTTGACTACGAAACTGCAATTGAAGAAACCGCAAGGTTGTTGGTTGAAGCAAAATTGCCTTTAATTTATGGATTCTCTGCTACAGAATGTCATGCACACCAATATGCGGTAAAATTGGCTGAGAAAGTTAGTGCAATTATTGACAACACTGCGAGTGTTTGACACGGGCCTTCAATTCTTGGATTGCAGGACGTAGGATACCCGGTTTGTACCTGTGGAGAAGTCAAAAACAGAGCTGATGTAATTATCTACTGGGCTTCAAACCCAATGCACGCACACCCAAGACATATGAGTAGATACGGAGTATTCCCAAGAGGGTTTTTCAGAGAGAGAGGAAGAAAAGACAGAACATTAATTGTCGTTGACCCAAGAAAGACAGATACTGCAAAATTAGCAGATATTCACTTGCAAGTTGAACAGCATAAGGACTACGAGTTAATCAGTGCAATGAGGGCAGCATTGAAAGGGTTTGAGTTGCAAGTTGATGAAGTCGCAGGAATTCCAGTAGAGTTGATTTATGAGGCAGTTGATATTTGTAAGAATGCTCAATTTGGACAGCTTTTCTTTGGTATGGGAGTCACAATGACAAAAGGAAAACACAGAAATATCGACAATGCTATCCAATTGATTATTGACCTAAATGCCTACACAAAATTCGGATTAATGCCAATGAGAGGGCACTACAACGTAAATGGGTTCAACCAAGTATTAACTTGGGTAACAGGTTATCCATTTGGTGTTGACTTCTCAAGAGGTTACCCAAGATTCAACCCAGGAGAAACATGTGCAAACGATGTCTTGCAAAGAGGAGAAACTGACATGATGCTCAACATCGCTTCAGACCCAGGAGCACACTTCCCACAAAAGGCAGTCCAACACATGGCAAGAATCCCATTGGTCTGTATTGACCCACACGAAACACCAACAACACATTTGGCAAACATCATCATACCTCCAGCAATTGCTGGAGTTGAAGTTGAAGGAACTGCCTATAGAATGGACGGAGTCCCAATTGAGTTAAAAAAAGTTGTTGAACCACCAGAAGGTCTCTTACCAGACAGAGAAATCTTAAAAATGTTAATTAAGAAGGTTGACGAAATGAAATAAATCAAACAACCTCTATATTGGTTTATTACAAATTCCCTAAAACATGCCCCCACAAACCGGGTATCCTACGTCCTGCCCCTAACACGCCTGTGGCTTTGAGGGGGAACCCGTTATGGGACCCCTCAAAATTTATTTTTTGTTTTTTTGTTTTTTTATTATTTTCTTAATTGTTTTCATTTTCTTATTATTTTTAGGAGAATACAACGGTAGTTTTGAATATTCAAATTTACCTACTAAAACTTTTTTAATAAGTTTAATCATAAGGAGTTAGGAATTTAAAATCTCTGCGATTGGTGAAAGCTATGGAAATAATTCCTGTTTTAGATATTATGAGAGGTTTAGCAGTCCATGGAAAAAGTGGAAAAAGAGAGGAATACAAACCCCTAAAATCCGTTTTATGTAACTCTTCCAATCCAATAGAAATAGCAGAAAAATATAAAGAAAATGGAGCAGAAACCGTATATATTGCTGATTTAGATGCTATAATGGAAAAAGGAAATAACTTTGAGATAATTAGAGAAATAGACATGAACAAAATCGTAGATGCGGGAGTTAGGGATAAAGATGATTTACAAAATGTTTTAAAAATTTGCGATAAGGCAATTATTGGAACAGAAACATTAAGAGATTTGAATTTATTAAAAGAAAAGGATATTATTTTAAGTTTAGATTTTAAAGATGGAAAATTGCTAAACTATGATTTAGATATGATTTTGAGTTATGTTGATGAAAAAACACCGCTAATAATATTAGATATCTCTTCAGTTGGAACCCAAAGGGGAATAAATGTTGAATTGATAAAAGATGTTATAAACAAAGTAAATAACCCAATCTATATTGGTGGTGGGATTAGAGATGAAGAAGATGTAAAAATTGCTTATAATTTAGGAGTTAATGGGATTTTAATAGCCACTGCCATCCATAAAGGTATTTTAAATTTGAGGGAGTTAATTGAAAAGTATGGCAATTAATGTAAATTTATAGCTATTCTGCAATTAAATGACAGTTATTTCTCTTCAAATTTAAAATAATGGCATTTTCTAAAAGTTTCGAGGAGATAACATGAGTTCAATGAGAAGGATTGATATTATAAGAATATTGATGAAGCATGTAAAGGATGAGTTAGTTATAAGCAATATAGGATTTCCAAGCAAGGAGTTGTATCATGTTAAAGATAGAGATAGAAATTTCTACATGCTCGGCTCAATGGGATTGGCTTCATCAATTGGTTTGGGATTGGCTTTATCCACAAATGAGAAGGTTGTTGTAATTGATGGAGATGGTTCAGTTTTGATGAACATGGGTTCTTTATCCACAATTGGCTATATGAAACCAAATAATTTAATTCTCGTTATTGTTGATAATAGTGCTTATGGTTCAACTGGAAATCAACCAACGCACACAACAAACACGGATTTGGAAAAGGTTGCTAAGGCATGTGGTATTGATGCTGTGACTGTAGAAACTGAGGAGGAATTGGAGGAGGTTTTTAAAAAAGCATTAAAGGAGAATAAATTAAAGGTTATCATTGCAAAGGCAATTCCATATAATGAGAAGGTTAAGGACATTGACATTCCACCAGTGGTTATAAAGTATAGGTTTATGAAGAGTTTTATTAAAAACTAAAATATAACATAACTAAAATACGTAGGAAAATTTTAATGAACCAATATACCTCAAAATTGCAAAAAATAATTTAATTTGGTGGTTTTATGTATATACTAAAAGTCGCTTATGATGGAAGATATTCCTTCCAATCTCAACCACACAGAAACACTGTTGTTGATGTTTTAATGGATGCCTTAAAAGAATGTGGTTATTTAAAGGAAGAGAAGGTCATATTCAGTGGGGGAAGGACAGATAAGGGTGTCTCTGCCTTAGGAAATTTTGTTGTTGTTGAGTTAAACAAAGAGCCGATTTTATCATTCATATATTCAAAATTGAGAGGGAAAGGCATTTGGGTTTTGGGATATAGGGAGATAGATGAGATTCCAAAGGTAGAGTTTAGGCATTATAGGTATATTTTGCCAGATGAGGGCTATAATATTGAATTAATGAGAGAGGCATCCAAAAAATTGATAGGAACACATTCCTTCCACAATTTATCAAAAAAAGATAGGAGTAAAGAAAGAAGTCCAATAAGAACAATTTATGATATCAAAATAGATGCAAATGAGTACTTCATAACTATTGACGTTATCGGAGAGAGTTTTTTATGGAATATGGTTAGGAAAATAGTCACTGCCTTATCCTATGTGGGAAGTGAAAAAAAGCCAGTTGATTGGATTGATAAACTTTTAGATACACATTATAAGGAAGGCGTTCCTCCAGCACCAGCAGAGGGACTTATTTTAATAGAGGCAAAGGTTAATGTTGAATATATATACGATAATTATGTTTTGAGGAGGTTTAGAGAAGAATGGGAAGAGGAATATGGAAAGAGTATAATGAAATTGGGTATTTGTAAGAGTATGTTAAATTTTTTAAATAAACCCAAAAATTCTAAATAAGATTAATACAAATCAGCTAATGTGTGATATCATGTATTACATCTCAGCAATAGGAGTGGATATATCCTCGCAACGTCGCGTCGTTGCATCCCGCACTAATACCTCCTCGCTATGCTCGGAGGTATAAAATTCTTTCTTTAATGAAGTAAATAAGTGTGATATCATGTATTACATCTCAGCAATAGGAGTGGATATATCTTCAAATGATGTCTCAACGAATCCAAAGGTAAATGAAAAAATAGACTATGAGATAAAAAAGGAACTTCCAAAAATTGGGGTTAAGGCAGCATTAACAAATATCACTGGTGACGATATTGTTATAACTTCCTTTGTTCCAGAGAATTTAATTGAGGAGACAAACAAAATAATCATTGATATATTAAAAAAACATGCTGAAGGTTTTAATGATTTAAACGGCATCTCAGATAACCCAGAGGATGCGGGTGAGGGGATTTCTTACGCTATTGCAAAGGCCGGCTCTAAATACGGAGATGCATTGATTGTTTCATTTGACACTTATGGGGGAGAAGATATCGTTAATGAGATGGCGTTGTTTGTGGAGGAAATCGGAAAAAAGTTTGGATATGACGCCTCTTCATCTGTCTCAAATAAACCAAAGAAAATTCATGGAGTGGGGTATGTTGGGGTTTCGACAGATGATCCCGTTGTGGTTATAACTTTTAAAGAACTTAAAGAACTTCCAAAATTGGCTGGAATGATATTTGGGGGGTTATTAGGGTTTGATAGGGTCTATTTTGTAAGGAAGGGAACACCAACAAATATTCTTCCACCCGGGGTTATATACACAATGTCTGCATTTTTAAATGGGAATGTTATCGACTTGTATGATGGAATAAAGAGGAGATTTAACATATAGTCGTTCTGCGAATGAGGATCCTAAATCATTACTCCAAATTTCAATCTTAGGTTTTTTAACAAACATCTAATTTAAAATTTAAGTATGTTAAAGGTCATTTAATTGCAGAATGACTATAATTGACTCTAAACAGAGTGTTATTTAAGCAAAAAAATAAAATGAAGGGAAAAATATGGACTATCAATTTGCATTATTGGCACTCACGTCCCTATTTGCAATAATTAATCCAGTTGGATTAGTTCCAGTATTTATGGCTATAACAGCCCAATATACGCATGAAGAAAGATTGAGGATTATAAAGAAAACCACCATAGCAACACTCATAATACTTATTTCTTTTGCATTGTTGGGGAAATATATTTTGTTGTTTTTTGGAATATCTATCCAAGCATTTAGAATAGCCGGGGGGATATTACTATTTACCATCTCAATGGACATGCTTCATGGGAAAATTTCAAGGGTTAGACATTCAAAAACAGAACAAGAAATTGCATCAGAATTAGAGGATATAGCAATCATTCCACTTGCAATGCCACTATTGGCAGGGCCAGGAGCTATAACATCAGTTATTGTCTTAATGACAAAGGCAAGTAGTTATGATGATAAATTGGCAGTTATCTTAGCAATATTAACATGTGTCCTCTCAACTTACGCAATTTTAAAATCAGCAGAAAAAATAGAAGATAAACTTAGCCCAATAGGAATCAAAATAATGACAAGAATGATGGGGTTAATGTTGGCAGCCATATCAGTCCAAATGATATTAGATGGTATTAAGGATGTGTTCTTTTAAAGTTAAAAATTAGTTATCCCTCCTTAAATAAACCGTCTGCGTTGGGAATGCCATTTCAATACCTTCTTTTTCAAATTCTTCTTTTATTTTAAGATTTATTTCATTTAAGGCATTTAAATAGTAATCAAACCCTAAATTTTTTATAAAATACTCAACTCTCAAATTTAAACTCCAATCACCATATTCAACAAAATGTATTCTTATTGGTTCAACAACTGCAGGGTGATTTTTTAAAATATCCTTTAAAATTTCTTCTGCTTTTTTAATTTTATCTGCTGGAGTATCGTAAGTTATACCTATAGTAGTCAAAACTCTCCTCTTCCTCATTGCTGAAAAGTTCTCTATAACATTTGTTGAGAGTGAGGCATTTGGGATGGTGATTAAAGAGTCTCCAAAAGTTCTTATCCTCGTGCTTCTAATCCCTATTTCCTCTACAATTCCCTCATAGTCAGAAACCTTAATCCAATCTCCAATTGTGAATGGCTTATCAACAATAATCAAAATTCCAGCAATTAAGTTCTCTAAAGTATCCTTTGATGCCAATGCCACGGCCAAACCACCAATACCTAAACCAGCCAACAGTGTTGTAACATCATACCCCAAATTATCCAAGATAACTACAAATCCAAACACTACAATCAATATCTTCAAAAATTTCCTGAGTGGGGGAATTAACTGGTCATCAAGTTTGCTCTCTGTTTTTTCTGTTAATGGAACAACATACTCAAGAATGAAATCGTCAACAAACTTAATTAAAAACAATATTACACAAAGCGTAACCGCTACAACAACCCCCTCATTTATGAGGATTGAAATGTTTTCAGGAAGTTCTAAAAAACTAAACCCTATCCAAATCCCAGATATCACCGCCAAGATTACCAATGGTTCATCTATGGCATACAAGAATATATCATCCAACTTTGTTTTGGTTCTACTAACCATTGCTTTTATGTAGTTTTTAATTACGTAATGCAATACTCTACCAAGAAATATCCCAAATAAAATACTTAAAATGCATAAAAGGTAATTTTTTAGAGGATTTCCAAAATAAACAGCATTTAGTATTTCCATATTCATCCCCATTTTTGTATAAAAAGTATTAAATCAAAGATACTAAATTCTGCAATTACATAAATTTTGATGCGATACTATTAATATTTTAGTTCTTTAGTTTTAGTCTTTAGTTATTGTATATTTATTGTAATTTTTCTCTAATTGGCGATAACATTTCAATTAATTCCTCTGCAACAGCATTTTTTAAGTCCATTGGGTGCAATTTTCCTTCAGTAAATATTTTTTCTAATTCCTCATAACTATTAACCACCAAGTCCCCGCCATACTTCTCTGGTCTCTTTATTGTTAAAGGATATTCAAGGAAGTATTTTGCTATCTCCATGATTGGATTGCCCTCAACAACTTTTGCTGGACAATAAGCCTTTTTTATCTTACTTTTAATAACATCTGGTTCATCATCAACAGCTATAAAGTTCCCCTTTGATGAGCTCATCTTTCCTTCTCCATCCAAACCAGTTAACACTGGGTTGTGTATGCAAACAGGTGCTTTATAGCCCAAACTTGGCAAGAGTTCTCTTGCGAGCATGTGTATCTTCCTCTGCTCCATTCCACCAACAGCAACATCAACATTGAGATGCTTTATGTCATTAACTTGCATAATTGGGTAAATAACCTCTGCAACCTTTGGATTCTCATCTTCTCTTGCTATAACTTCCATACTTCTTCTTGCTCTTTTTAATGTGGTTTTTAAAGCAAGTTTATAAACATCTAAGGTGTATTCTTTATCCAACTGAAACTCACTCCCATAAACATACTCTGCCTTAACCCCCATTGCTTCAAAACATCTCTTGTTGTATTCCGCTAATTCTTTAATTTCTTCCATAGTTCCTTTCTGATTTAAGTAAGCATGTAAATCAGCAAGCAATATAACAACATCAAATCCCGCATTCTGCAAGTCAATCATCTTTCTTATTTGCAAGTAATGTCCTAAATGTATCTTTCCACTTGGTTCAAATCCAATGTATGCCCTCTTATCTTTCTTCTCCATAACTTCCTTTAATTCTTCAACAGATACTACTTCCAAAGTATTTTTTAATATATCATCAATCATAGTTTTTCCCTCCCTTATATTTAACGGCAAAACCCAAGGTTTTGCCAAATATTTTTTGATTATGCACAATAGCCACTTATAACGCAAATGGCTATATATAAACCCCAAAAAATAAATAGGTAATGTTAATGTTTAATGTAAGGGATTATGGACGAAAATTTTTATACTCCATCTTATATATTTAATTTGGTGAGAAAATGAGAAAAGTCATTACTGCAAAAACATCATGTAGTGAAGAAATGCTTGAAATTTGCGATAGAATATCAAAATTAAACATTGACTGCTTAATAGAATCAAGAGAAAATTTGTTGAGGATTAAGATTTTTGGTTATGACAAGGATTCAATTGTTGAAAATTACAGAACAATAGTATCAATAATAGAGAGAGTCCACAGAAAATATACAAAAGATGAAGAAGGAATGTATGAATATAGTTTAAGTGATTTGAAATAT
The sequence above is a segment of the Methanotorris igneus Kol 5 genome. Coding sequences within it:
- the vhuA gene encoding F420-non-reducing hydrogenase Vhu subunit A, with protein sequence MGKVVIEPLTRLEGHGKVTITLDENGKPKDVKLHITALRGFEQFVVGRPAEEVPRIVPRICGICQTAHHLASVKAVDAAWGVEIPSAAKKVRELMHLGNMIHSHALHFYFLAAPDFVVGPDADPAIRNIVGVIDKAPEVAKKAIALRKFGQALVEATGGKAIHPVTGIPGGVSKPFSEEDRDAFLKEIDTMIEYAKDGVELIKSINEQYMEQIKTLGVIDTWYLGLVNDGKHEFYDGTLRFLSPDGKEKMEFQPSEYLDYIGEHVVSHSYVKYPYNKKVGYPEGLYRVGPLAMLNVCDSMKTPLAEEARKEFLDTFGFPANQSLAYNHARLIELLAACERVKELLNDSEITSEDVKVEVEPKAGNGVGVVYAPRGVLIHNYETDDNGIVVKANMIVATTHNVPTMEKAIQQAAEVIFKE
- the vhuU gene encoding F420-non-reducing hydrogenase selenoprotein subunit VhuU — encoded protein: MVDEKKLNLIEMVLRAYDPUYSCAAHIIVKDEKGNVILEIVKEE
- the vhuB gene encoding F420-non-reducing hydrogenase associated-polyferredoxin VhuB, whose product is MGVLRLGGIEIQQEACLLCNACKEACPTKAIEIAPFITCKICKSCVEACPTGALSDKDGRITYNPTKCLKCGACAKACPTGIKKVDDEFPYSKGHCVLCEKCVDVCPIEIISIPGKVEKPKKEIVIPQEPIAVTDDCVACGVCVDVCPVNAIEIKDNKAVVDESKCIYCGICAQTCPWNAIFVAGKLPNKRKKTIKTFTLDTEKCIGCAKCVDICPGNMIKFDAENLIVKLPKACPACGLCEGVCPVNAITLEVEYEPPKPAYDEGLVWVEENCNYCGSCAMKCPTSAIRVINKRGMELPTKRKTEEKEKFRMCVRCGACTVACPTGALKLGKITIEGKEYNRIEFSPSLCSECGICVDVCPYNVLELTGDDEMPLKGFCVMCLKCVEACKKIKRNALVVK
- a CDS encoding formylmethanofuran dehydrogenase subunit B — its product is MVEVVKNVVCPFCGTLCDDLEILVEDGHIVGTRHACRIGNAKFMHFEGAVRYTEPLMRENKKDEFKKVDYETAIEETARLLVEAKLPLIYGFSATECHAHQYAVKLAEKVSAIIDNTASVUHGPSILGLQDVGYPVCTCGEVKNRADVIIYWASNPMHAHPRHMSRYGVFPRGFFRERGRKDRTLIVVDPRKTDTAKLADIHLQVEQHKDYELISAMRAALKGFELQVDEVAGIPVELIYEAVDICKNAQFGQLFFGMGVTMTKGKHRNIDNAIQLIIDLNAYTKFGLMPMRGHYNVNGFNQVLTWVTGYPFGVDFSRGYPRFNPGETCANDVLQRGETDMMLNIASDPGAHFPQKAVQHMARIPLVCIDPHETPTTHLANIIIPPAIAGVEVEGTAYRMDGVPIELKKVVEPPEGLLPDREILKMLIKKVDEMK
- a CDS encoding HisA/HisF family protein, with product MEIIPVLDIMRGLAVHGKSGKREEYKPLKSVLCNSSNPIEIAEKYKENGAETVYIADLDAIMEKGNNFEIIREIDMNKIVDAGVRDKDDLQNVLKICDKAIIGTETLRDLNLLKEKDIILSLDFKDGKLLNYDLDMILSYVDEKTPLIILDISSVGTQRGINVELIKDVINKVNNPIYIGGGIRDEEDVKIAYNLGVNGILIATAIHKGILNLRELIEKYGN
- the comE gene encoding sulfopyruvate decarboxylase subunit beta — encoded protein: MSSMRRIDIIRILMKHVKDELVISNIGFPSKELYHVKDRDRNFYMLGSMGLASSIGLGLALSTNEKVVVIDGDGSVLMNMGSLSTIGYMKPNNLILVIVDNSAYGSTGNQPTHTTNTDLEKVAKACGIDAVTVETEEELEEVFKKALKENKLKVIIAKAIPYNEKVKDIDIPPVVIKYRFMKSFIKN
- the truA gene encoding tRNA pseudouridine(38-40) synthase TruA, which gives rise to MYILKVAYDGRYSFQSQPHRNTVVDVLMDALKECGYLKEEKVIFSGGRTDKGVSALGNFVVVELNKEPILSFIYSKLRGKGIWVLGYREIDEIPKVEFRHYRYILPDEGYNIELMREASKKLIGTHSFHNLSKKDRSKERSPIRTIYDIKIDANEYFITIDVIGESFLWNMVRKIVTALSYVGSEKKPVDWIDKLLDTHYKEGVPPAPAEGLILIEAKVNVEYIYDNYVLRRFREEWEEEYGKSIMKLGICKSMLNFLNKPKNSK
- a CDS encoding MarC family protein, which produces MDYQFALLALTSLFAIINPVGLVPVFMAITAQYTHEERLRIIKKTTIATLIILISFALLGKYILLFFGISIQAFRIAGGILLFTISMDMLHGKISRVRHSKTEQEIASELEDIAIIPLAMPLLAGPGAITSVIVLMTKASSYDDKLAVILAILTCVLSTYAILKSAEKIEDKLSPIGIKIMTRMMGLMLAAISVQMILDGIKDVFF
- a CDS encoding mechanosensitive ion channel family protein, with translation MEILNAVYFGNPLKNYLLCILSILFGIFLGRVLHYVIKNYIKAMVSRTKTKLDDIFLYAIDEPLVILAVISGIWIGFSFLELPENISILINEGVVVAVTLCVILFLIKFVDDFILEYVVPLTEKTESKLDDQLIPPLRKFLKILIVVFGFVVILDNLGYDVTTLLAGLGIGGLAVALASKDTLENLIAGILIIVDKPFTIGDWIKVSDYEGIVEEIGIRSTRIRTFGDSLITIPNASLSTNVIENFSAMRKRRVLTTIGITYDTPADKIKKAEEILKDILKNHPAVVEPIRIHFVEYGDWSLNLRVEYFIKNLGFDYYLNALNEINLKIKEEFEKEGIEMAFPTQTVYLRRDN
- a CDS encoding tyrosine--tRNA ligase, which gives rise to MIDDILKNTLEVVSVEELKEVMEKKDKRAYIGFEPSGKIHLGHYLQIRKMIDLQNAGFDVVILLADLHAYLNQKGTMEEIKELAEYNKRCFEAMGVKAEYVYGSEFQLDKEYTLDVYKLALKTTLKRARRSMEVIAREDENPKVAEVIYPIMQVNDIKHLNVDVAVGGMEQRKIHMLARELLPSLGYKAPVCIHNPVLTGLDGEGKMSSSKGNFIAVDDEPDVIKSKIKKAYCPAKVVEGNPIMEIAKYFLEYPLTIKRPEKYGGDLVVNSYEELEKIFTEGKLHPMDLKNAVAEELIEMLSPIREKLQ